TCGTGGAGGCCGGGACCAGCCGGGACAGGGAACGGCTGCGCCTCCGGAGCGGCCTGGTCCAGGAGGCTCTGGCCTCCCTGCAGAAGGCGTTGGTGGGGCTGTCCGCACGGGACGATTACGGCGCCATCCTGACCGGCGTCGCCGCGGAGGTCTGCGAGCGCCTGCACAGCGGTCGGGTGGGGCTGCGGCTCCGTGCGGAGGACGCCCCGCTGGGAGAGGGGATAGCCAAGGCCCTGAGGGCCCGTTTCCCCGAGCTGGACGTCCGCTTCGACGATACGCCGGAGCCCATCCTCGGGGGGGTGGTCCTTTTCTCGGAGGATGAGGGGTGGCGCATATCGGCGGACTGGAGGGCGAAGATCGAGGAAATGACGGACTCGGTGGCGGAAGCCGTCCTTGCGGAGCTGTGAGTGGAGTTGGATCTGTGAGGAGATTCGGATCTGTGAGAGGATGAAGATCGGGGTGAAGAACATGGAGGCAGCGGCCGAGCGGATGGGCCGCATCACGATGATTGACGGTCCCGTCGTCCGTGCCTCGGGGCTTTCCCGCTTTGCGATGGGGGAGATTACGGAGGTGGGGGAGCTTGCCCTGATGGGCGAGATCCTCCAGATGGATGGGGACAGCGGGGTCATTCAGGTCTATGAGGACACGACGGGGCTCCGTGTCGG
This portion of the uncultured Fretibacterium sp. genome encodes:
- a CDS encoding V-type ATP synthase subunit E family protein, with translation MKREGDPLSGGHPHVSAPDGGRDERKKLDGLRASILSRGAEERERILKEAEARAERWLADHTAQLDATVRSIRDDAVKQAQDISDRRLVEAGTSRDRERLRLRSGLVQEALASLQKALVGLSARDDYGAILTGVAAEVCERLHSGRVGLRLRAEDAPLGEGIAKALRARFPELDVRFDDTPEPILGGVVLFSEDEGWRISADWRAKIEEMTDSVAEAVLAEL